From the genome of Thunnus thynnus chromosome 1, fThuThy2.1, whole genome shotgun sequence, one region includes:
- the LOC137186445 gene encoding interferon-induced very large GTPase 1-like yields the protein MEKYEKVKEIGKGGFGKAILVKSKEDGHQYVIKEIGISRMSPEERQKAQKEVEVLAKMSHPNIVQYKESFEEEDCLCIVMDYCEGGDLFKKINSQKRELFSEDQILDWFVQICLALKHIHDRKILHRDIKPQNIFLTKDETVQLGDFGVSRVLNSTKELATTFTGTQLYLSPEIYENEPYNNKSDIWALGCVLYEMCTLKPAFNADNSMDLEVKIVHGFYPRVSDHYSQELRSLLAQLLKPNPTERPSVSSILEEPFLSCRIQKFLTPQIIAQEFGHKQQPVFFNFLSKLGLRKFYPNKLTLQSLLEINKNSIYDETVESLEKIPWCFLRKLFQIKAECRNCTQLSNYDDDEDDDDDEENNYLFDFDLVTADDSADNKVNPLDLIVALFLCADSFLQQEMALKMTMCQFSVPLLLPHGDNSQCSLMLWALRDIVKEWCPHDLSESRGFVEDNVVQADIPFFTFVRLKNCSLSKSQMLNHVLSRGQQNHNIFIHRDMEGGELKREIANGLVEVCWYLPCGKKNLDIFPGPVAFANLRGDICESLAQFNFLFQVSTATFVFLDKVEDNEHKILTSLQDVKSKLFFVVNRKDNSREDMMSVQTTLKELELPKSSVKIKDSKVNVAEFLKKLCATIKTSLPEETPTLNIVNMVGKAVELGLSVDENTSEKQKKAVEEIMGDIEGRSIPDYKKEQLPLQGDKWKRLSQLEKEECRLKYGDSGLEQYKCQLQEEKQKIRVEQSKQKLSKGMKSFIKTLSTSDKEERDFFLKWMKLKFNTHSRSKLSELRKKFKEQCEKKDIKLIAALDQALMESSLGVEHYIREMGLIYEFSIDGLRNTANEISRLPGLAAEMLLDGYPLELLDGDASNIPERWVTDVLMELHKKVGGKSRLLVLTVLGVQSTGKSTLLNTMFGVQFPVSSGRCTRGAYMLFLKVGEDMKHELNYEFIVLIDTEGLKSPDLAELEESYEHDNQLATFVIGLSDVTIINLAMENLTEMKDILQIAVHAFLRMRHIGKKPVCHFVHQNVAGVSAHAKNLTDRKNLLEQLNEITQIAAKMEKQPTIKAFTDVLDYDMDKNHWNIPGLWHGTPPMAAVNTGYSEAVADFKKNLLTTVNTNQSIKVSQIPEFLEWMRSLWKAVKYENFIFSFRNTLVAQAYDNLCKEFSQWEWQFRKEILSWQTEAEMEILNSDNEADIQIWSKLVDSKKSEVSEKIASEERKMKEKLTNYYKKKDQNVNLIEKYKTDFLISIKRLAEEINNSVNNKLDYVLELKISSKKAQDIQKEYTGRIEDKVKKLLSDCKNTDKLSDEQLKHEFEKMWTEATKNVSGLKERDIAAQILNQLRKNFANQNVNEKFQNIEDLKEIGKTAFKTGHEHIDPFMKKVESLLLGDLQNISDNVIESCIQFVLDKTKENTDYHDSFTGELLKKIDESLKQSYKHHKTNMQFVFDLKLHICGIASREFLKMHQNFLSDNDPRIQLQKYKTQYLTDFLDLYKERDDCQRKAKGFVQFCIKPAVEEYINRSLGINIVDEILTGCHSAEFCSRSFFQYNIQKELLQKDDFDSLVKYIRKYEIYVKDWIFQQIQEQMSKNKTLCKLKQENLKVIVDKITAALEQATKGPDGVQLPDNNESITELISNMRKYLIKDISISVGDEKRTLFEIQSTCHPFINSLKMSIGDLKEQLQEEFSKSENITETLNKLPIKPQDELFKRMFGCGKQCPFCKVPCEAGGKGHEKHHAAVHRPQGLGGFRYDGSDKLVETLCTTDVQSEGRFKNADTKGEWHPYKDYTKYYPDWRIPPDPSMEASDYWKFVLVKYNDRFAQEYKAKPADVPEAWRRITKEQALKGLKDAFNIK from the exons ATGGAGAAGTACGAAAAGGTGAAGGAAATTGGGAAAGGTGGATTTGGAAAAGCCATCCTTGTCAAATCCAAAGAGGATGGACACCAATATGTCATCAAGGAGATTGGCATATCTAGA ATGTCACCTGAAGAGAGGCAGAAAGCTCAAAAAGAAGTTGAAGTCCTCGCCAAGATGAGTCATCCCAACATTGTCCAGTATAAAGAGTCTTTTGAAG AGGAGGACTGTCTGTGTATTGTGATGGACTACTGTGAGGGAGGAGACCTCTTCAAGAAGATCAACTCTCAGAAAAGAGAACTTTTCTCAGAAGATCAA ATCCTGGACTGGTTTGTGCAGATTTGTCTGGCACTAAAGCACATCCATGATAGAAAAATCCTCCACAGGGACATTAAACCACAG aacatatttttgacaaaaGATGAGACTGTACAGCTCGGGGACTTTGGAGTTTCAAGGGTGCTGAACag CACTAAAGAACTGGCAACAACATTCACAGGAACACAACTTTACCTTTCACCAGAGATCTATGAAAACGAAccatacaacaacaaaag tgaTATTTGGGCCCTCGGCTGTGTCCTGTATGAAATGTGCACTCTTAAGCCTGCA TTTAATGCTGACAATAGCATGGACCTAGAGGTGAAGATCGTCCATGGCTTCTACCCTCGTGTGTCTGATCACTACTCCCAAGAACTGCGTTCTCTCTTGGCACAGCTGTTGAAACCCAACCCCACAGAGAGGCCCTCAGTCAGCAGCATACTGGAAGAACctttcctctcctgtaggaTACAGAAGTTCCTCACACCACAG ATCATTGCTCAGGAATTTGGCCACAAGCAGCAACCAG TCTTTTTCAACTTTCTCTCCAAACTTGGACTGCGGAAATTTTATCCCAACAAGCTCACTCTTCAGTCTCTTCtggaaatcaacaaaaacagcatttatgaTGAAACTGTTGAATCACTGGAGAAAATACCATGGTGCTTTCTCAGGaaactctttcaaatcaaaGCAGAATGCAGAAACTGTACACAACTATCAaactatgatgatgatgaagatgatgatgatgatgaggaaaaCAATTATCTCTTTGACTTTGACCTGGTCACTGCAGATGACTCTGCAGACAACAAGGTTAACCCTCTCGACCTCATAGTCGCACTCTTTCTTTGTGCTGACAGCTTCTTGCAACAGGAAATGGCCCTCAAGATGACAATGTGCCAGTTTTCTGTCCCACTGCTGTTGCCTCATGGTGATAACAGTCAGTGTTCCCTGATGCTGTGGGCTCTGAGAGACATCGTCAAAGAGTGGTGTCCACATGATTTGTCTGAATCAAGAGGATTTGTTGAAGACAACGTTGTCCAAGCAGATATACCATTCTTTACCTTTGTGAGGCTGAAAAACTGTAGTTTGTCCAAGTCACAGATGTTGAATCATGTTCTCAGTCGTGGCCAACAGAATCACAACATCTTCATACACAGAGATATGGAAGGAGGAGAACTTAAAAGAGAAATTGCCAATGGTTTGGTTGAGGTTTGCTGGTACCTTCCCTGTggcaaaaaaaatcttgacaTATTTCCAGGACCAGTTGCCTTTGCCAATTTGAGAGGAGACATTTGTGAGTCACTCGCAcaattcaattttctttttcaagtgtCAACTGCTACCTTTGTGTTCCTGGACAAAGTTGAAGACAATGAGCACAAGATTCTGACTTCTCTTCAAGATGTGAAATCCAAActcttttttgttgttaatcGAAAGGACAACTCTAGAGAGGACATGATGTCTGTCCAGACAACACTGAAAGAGTTAGAGCTACCAAAAAGCAGTGTGAAAATCAAAGACTCAAAGGTAAATGTTGCAGAGTTCTTAAAGAAACTTTGTGCAACCATCAAGACCTCACTGCCAGAAGAAACACCCACATTGAACATTGTCAATATGGTTGGAAAAGCTGTTGAACTTGGTTTATCTGTGGATGAAaacacaagtgaaaaacaaaagaaagcagtTGAGGAGATCATGGGTGACATTGAAGGGCGAAGTATACCAGACTACAAGAAAGAACAGCTTCCTTTGCAGGGAGATAAGTGGAAAAGATTATCGCAGCTAGAGAAGGAGGAGTGTAGATTGAAATATGGTGACTCAGGACTTGAACAGTATAAATGCCAgctacaggaagaaaaacaaaaaattaggGTGgagcaaagcaaacaaaaactgtccaaaGGAATGAAGAGTTTCATTAAAACTTTATCCACAAGtgacaaagaagaaagagatttttttcttaagtgGATGAAACTCAAGTTTAACACACATTCACGGAGCAAACTGTCTGAGCTGCGCAAGAAATTCAAAGAGCAATGTGAGAAGAAAGACATCAAACTCATTGCAGCGTTAGATCAGGCTTTGATGGAGAGTTCTTTAGGAGTAGAGCATTACATAAGAGAGATGGGACTCATCTATGAGTTCTCAATTGATGGCTTAAGAAACACTGCTAATGAAATATCTCGTCTCCCTGGTTTGGCAGCTGAAATGCTGTTGGATGGATATCCTTTAGAGCTCTTGGATGGAGATGCTTCCAACATCCCAGAGAGATGGGTGACAGATGTGCTGATGGAGCTTCACAAGAAGGTTGGAGGGAAGAGCAGACTGTTAGTACTGACTGTGCTGGGTGTTCAAAGTACAGGGAAGTCAACACTCCTCAACACCATGTTTGGTGTGCAGTTTCCTGTCAGCAGCGGCAGATGCACAAGAGGAGCTTATATGCTTTTCCTCAAAGTTGGAGAGGATATGAAACATGAGTTGAATTATGAATTTATAGTTCTCATTGACACAGAGGGTCTAAAATCTCCTGATTTGGCAGAACTAGAAGAAAGTTATGAGCATGACAACCAGCTGGCAACCTTTGTGATTGGTTTAAGTGATGTCACCATTATCAACCTCGCAATGGAGAACTtaacagaaatgaaagacatCCTGCAAATTGCAGTTCACGCCTTCTTGAGAATGAGACATATTGGCAAAAAGCCAGTTTGTCATTTCGTGCATCAAAATGTTGCTGGAGTTTCAGCTCATGCAAAGAACCTAACCGATAGAAAGAATCTCTTGGAGCAGCTCAATGAAATTACACAAATTGCAGCTAAAATGGAAAAGCAGCCTACTATTAAAGCATTCACAGATGTGCTGGACTATGACATGGACAAAAACCACTGGAACATCCCAGGACTCTGGCATGGAACCCCTCCGATGGCAGCAGTGAACACAGGTTACAGTGAAGCTGTAGCAGATTTCAAGAAAAATCTTTTGACGACAGTGAACACAAACCAAAGCATTAAAGTCTCACAGATCCCAGAGTTTCTAGAATGGATGAGAAGTCTCTGGAAAGCTGTGAAATATGAGAACTTCATCTTTAGTTTCAGAAACACTCTTGTGGCTCAGGCCTACGACAACCTTTGCAAAGAGTTCAGTCAATGGGAATGGCAGTTCAGAAAAGAAATCCTCTCCTGGCAAACAGAAGCAGAGATGGAAATCTTAAATTCTGACAATGAAGCTGATATTCAAATTTGGAGCAAATTGGTTGATTCAAAAAAATCAGAGGTGTCAGAAAAAATAGCatctgaagaaagaaaaatgaaggagAAACTTACAAACTACTACAAAAAGAAAGACCAGAATGTAAATCtgatagaaaaatacaaaactgacTTTCTCATCAGCATCAAACGTCTCGCAGAGGAAATCAATAATTCAGTGAACAATAAATTGGATTATGTCCTTGAGCTAAAAATAAGTTCAAAAAAGGCTCAAGACATTCAGAAGGAATACACAGGCAGGATTGAAGACAAGGTCAAGAAGCTCCTGAgtgactgtaaaaacactgataaactgTCTGATGAACAGCTGAAACATGAGTTTGAAAAGATGTGGACTGAAGCCACTAAAAACGTGTCTGGCCTGAAAGAGCGAGATATCGCAGCACAAATTCTCAACCAGTTGAGAAAAAATTTTGCTAACCAGAATGTAAATGAGAAATTCCAAAACATTGAAGACCTAAAGGAGATTGGGAAGACTGCATTTAAAACCGGACATGAACATATAGACCCCTTCATGAAGAAAGTTGAATCTCTGCTTTTGGGAGATTTGCAGAACATCTCTGACAATGTCATTGAGTCTTGCATACAGTTTGTGCTtgataaaacaaaggaaaacacagatTATCACGACTCTTTTACAGGGGAGCTTCTTAAAAAAATTGATGAATCCCTTAAACAAAGTTACAAgcatcacaaaacaaatatgcagtttgtgtttgacCTGAAACTTCACATTTGTGGCATTGCCTCAAGGGAATTCCTCAAAATGCACCAAAATTTCTTGTCAGATAATGATCCTCGAATTCAGCTGCAGAAGTACAAGACTCAGTACTTGACAGATTTTCTTGATTtatacaaagagagagatgattgTCAGCGCAAAGCAAAGGGTTTTGTCCAGTTTTGTATCAAACCTGCTGTGGAAGAGTACATCAACAGATCTCTGGGGATAAACATTGTGGATGAAATTTTGACAGGTTGTCATTCAGCAGAGTTCTGTTCCCGCTCCTTTTTCCAGTACAACATTCAGAAAGAGTTGCTGCAAAAGGATGACTTTGACAGTTTGGTCAAGTACATTCGTAAGTATGAAATATATGTGAAGGATTGGATATTTCAGCAAATCCAGGAACAAATGTCAAAGAACAAAACTTTGTGCAAACTGAAACAAGAGAATCTGAAGGTGATAGTTGACAAAATCACAGCAGCCTTAGAGCAGGCCACAAAAGGACCAGATGGTGTTCAACTGCCAGACAACAATGAAAGCATCACAGAGCTCATCAGCAACATGCGGAAGTATTTGATTAAAGACATCTCAATTTCAGTGGGGGATGAAAAAAGAACCTTGTTTGAAATCCAAAGCACATGTCATCCATTTATCAACAGCCTCAAAATGTCAATAGGAGACTTGAAAGAACAGCTTCAGGAGGAATTCTCAAAGTCTGAAAACATCACTGAGACTCTGAACAAACTTCCAATCAAACCACAGGATGAGCTTTTCAAGCGTATGTTTGGTTGTGGAAAACAATGTCCATTTTGTAAAGTTCCCTGTGAGGCTGGAGGCAAAGGACACGAGAAGCATCATGCAGCTGTTCATCGACCACAAGGTCTTGGTGGATTCAGGTATGATGGCAGTGATAAGCTGGTTGAAACACTGTGTACAACTGATGTACAAAGTGAAGGTAGATTTAAAAATGCAGACACTAAAGGAGAGTGGCATCCATACAAAGACTACACCAAGTACTATCCAGACTGGCGCATTCCTCCAGATCCCAGCATGGAGGCATCTGACTACTGGAAGTTTGTACTGGTAAAATACAATGACAGATTTGCTCAAGAATATAAGGCCAAGCCAGCTGATGTTCCAGAGGCCTGGAGGAGAATCACAAAGGAACAAGCACTGAAGGGGTTAAAAGATGCCTTCAACATAAAGTGA